The nucleotide sequence tacatatgtaattGCATCTCTCGTACGTATACATTTTGAAATATCGTAGCCACGTGTATTTTTGTGGCAGGTAAAGTTAAGTCTGCTGGTAGCATttgtttgggaaaaattttcaaatagttgtGATATATGCTGTAAAATTTTATCTGTCTAGCTTTTCTTTGTGTCGTGATACTGCATTTGAAATTATACCGCGTCAGTTTCATTTGTATTGCTCTTGTATGTACATGTAGTATGTCTGTAATGTAcagaatgatgaaaattttgtattctgAGGCGTATTTCGTGGTGAACGTCGTTAAACTTGCACACGAAAACTTGGTGAAAATGTTTGTTTAAAATCTGAACTACGAGTAAAGGTGTAGGTACATGTAGAATTAGCACGTGTGCATGATCAAGAGTCGACTCTCttgctggagaaaaaatgtattcgagtGCAAggtttaattaataattacgtTGCTCGTTTTACTTCACAGTTCATTAGTACTCGCGTGTTattaattttgaaggaaaaattgttgaaagttcTATACTTACATGTCTGAAAAAGAAGCTAAAAAAACATGCTGTCTGCTCCATTCATATTATCTTCGTACAACAAAATTgtgaatatgtacctacctacttgtggTAGTAAAGTTGAGACATCGAACTAActcgataaataaaaaatacctccTTATTCCAACGTGTTACGAGTTGATTGTTCAAATTCTTGGTTTATTAAACAGAATCTTCCTAAATGTATAAAGCATTTTGTTTaccctttttttctctcagcGAACGGACAAATAGCTCCGTGTAGAccatttatgtacctatataagaATACTGTTCTGAtcctttaatttttaaacttggaACTTTTTATTGTTCGAGAGATGAGTTCgttttgtatgtacctaattgaaTTTCTAAACACGTTTCAATCGAATGTGTGCTGTGTAGTTGCGAAACGAAAAAGAAACTGAAAccataaaatgaataaaaaggaAATTAATTCGATtagtttccaaatttgaaagttgaagtcCCATCTATCAATTTGAACGTCCTATTATtcagtaggtagtaggtaccctaTAAGTGATTGATTCATCTTGAGTTTCGGGGTCAATCATGAATTATTGTATAAAATCGTGAACGTCGCGTCATCAGTAGACAAAATATATCAGCAGAGTCTGTTTTGTCGGCTCGCTGAATAAATTCGATCTGGTTTGTTGGTCGTGTTTATTGACAGTGATCAaggttaatttttaattcataaattttttcagtgtaataaaattttcttcatcagaaaattgccataaaaattggaaaaaactaagacaattcattgattttttttcaaagtcagacataaaaccaaaaaatcaatacattTCTCcctcaagtttttaaaagtctgacataatgtTGAAAGGTCGACAGGTTTTTTTCACTATCTCAAGAATAAACCTCACACCAATTGATAGggtttctttcaagttttttcaaaatctggagTAATGTGAGAAAGTCAACAACATTCCAGCACAATGTCAGAAAGTCGACTGacgattttatttcaagtttttaaaaatctggcaCAATGTCAGGAAGTCGacttatctttttttcaaagttttcaaaagtcagcgtgACGCAAATTCTGGAATGACCACCGGcgcaaaaaatatatcaatgtcaaaaataggtattttttggcacctaattagtaattacctaACGATAGGTCctattttttctcaagaatCGCCCAAATgtcttgcccccccccccccggcgtCCACAGAAAGTActaaaaagtatcacttttttgtcaataattctcTAAAGATCCTGCTTTCTGCTGAGAATGTCATcatagtcttgctttttgccaaaaattggccgTTGTgccaaaaatagccaaaaagttgcaaaattagtCCAACTTCTCAaatattaaaactttttttttcgagttttgtgactttttttggttactgaagttacttctttttgaaaaaaattgagtgcgAGTCCTGTATTCattgcatttgaattttttatttgtacctACAATATGCTTGTTCCTTTTTTGTTTGATACtaaatgaattttgagaaaaaaatttgttttattctagaagaaaaaaaaaccagttaaAAACCTACTAAAAAATATTGCATCCACCATACTTGAACCAACAAAACCCTCCGTCCAAATATGTACTAATCCATGTCATCCAAGAGTGTGTCAAGTGAAAATGTCTACGTGGTTATCGATGATGAGATTTACATATTATATTCTCCATGAATTCCTAAACATTAATgtaataatgaccaaaaataattgatgatATCGTTTGTTTTATCTGTGTTTCAGAGTGCAATTTCCTGTTTACCTCGAAGGATCAAAATAGATATAACAACAGCTTGTGTCAAATGGTAAGTGctaaaaataatacttaatgtgtattttttttttttttttgaaaaatgtgtaatttacCGACTCAAACAAATGAACTGAGAcagaaaaatttcgagaaaaaatctgTAGATTAACAAAAATAGTATTGCTATATAACCTCTCGAGCCTCGAAgtataaacataaaaaaaaagacacagTTTATAAAATGCAATTCATTTTATGGTTGATACAATACAATTTATGGtaacgaaattttgattttcttcgtGATACCTTCTTAAAGTAGGTATATGCGTGTACTATTAAGTAAGTAATAGTCgtataaaaaagaaaacgtaataaattaggtattaaaaatcGACTAACGCAAGAACGCGGCTCGttttataggtacttaggtacttatatttAATACAATTAGGCTAAAAATAACATCGCTTACGAATATCTAGTACAATAAATTCCAAAACTAGTAAACACAGCTGCGCTAAATATCTCATTAAAAACGAAACATTTTGAtcaataatatcaaaaatacaGTACCTGATGATGGAATCGTTCCATTCATTAAAATCAATCAATGAGACaatgaataataaataatgCATCCGTAATACTAATACAAATACCGTATGTAACGCCTACAAAAGAAACAGTACGTAGGTAGTATAGGTACTGCAATAATTTCTAAGAATTAAGAAGGAaatgcaacatttttaaaaccatcACTCTTCGTCTTCGATAATTAAGCGTAAATGAGTAGGTAgactaggtagaggtacccaacAAGTTGATAGGTACTACTTGACTGCGTACGGATTACATAGGTGTACTTGTACTCGTaggagtacctaatttttttggggaattttttcacaattttttcgaatgactCTTTGAGAACAGCAGTCGGAAATAATTTCGAGTAagtgaatacctacttatttgagaAATATGAGAGAGAGCATGCGAAGAAGAAACGATCGAATGGTGGCTTCCTCTCCCCCTCGCATGTTCACGATACAAATGCGCTGTTGCGAAGACTGAACAGATAAGCAAGTTTGATGAATTGACTGATCTATATCCGacaactcattttttgatgtCATTATGCGTACTTTTTAGTAACAACAAAAATAATCTACGTTTacttaaatctaaaaaaaaaaaagttcaacacgAATACCTATACAGTACATACATTTATGTACCGTATCTATGcataaataaatttgaacaaTTAGGTAACTCGCATCGCTACAACGAACATACgtcaataaattaataaattaataaataaataaacaaacaaacaaatgaatgaataaataaataaataaataaatagggtATAAATTACGAGGAAAAATGGCGAAATATTGCATCACAATTCACATACATAAAAAGTATTGCAATGGGACGATTAGCTTCTCCTTCTCGTACGTCTTATGATGGATGAAGGATTGCTTACATGCTCAATTTCCATCTGAGAGCGATGTACATGGAAACTCTGAAGCTAATCAAAATAGCCACTAGATATGAGACTTGAGACCAAACTGAAGTATCTTGTATATCCAAATATTGCAGTAAGACTTTGGGATCGGCGAAGTGACAGTATAATTGGTAACAATCTAGTTTTTTGCGTCCCATGCCGAAGACGGTTATAACAATACCGACAGTTCCACTTCGTAAAAAGCTCatcttcatcaaaattgatatgTACCAAGGTATTTCTTTGGCGAAATCAAAGCCGTATGTAGCCAATCCGAGGAATGGAGCCAAAGTTAGAGGGGCCACAGCGCTTCCGTTCTAGGAGATGATATTTGAATTAGTGAAAACaatatttacataggtacctactacctatacctagatAATAATTTAGATCAGGGTTGTTGACCCAAAATCACAAAACAGtttgggttttggttttggggCTGGATTTGAAACCGGTTGAAATCTATTTTGAGTTCCTTCACACAAAATTCTGTCGTTTTCGGTTGgggttcaatttcaaattcttgaaaaataattttggtttcGAGTTGGGTTCAACGCAAAGtaacttgacaaaattttcaatgattttaatgccttttcagaatatttttgttCAGGTTTTCATTCACATCTTTCCATAGATATGAACCCTAAACTGGATCGGCTGCTTACATTTAAAATGTACAGAAAAAAGTGAAgccaaaaaatcaaccaatcgcAAATCGTGTATTTCCCCGGAGGTGAATGCAAATATATCTACGGAGGGCGTGGCTTATCTCCGgaggtgaagaatttttttgcttCACGAGCTTCCGATCCAGTTTAGGGTTCATATCTATGCATCTTTCTAACAGATTCTAACCAatctttttttataattttagatGTGACTTTTGATGCTTTTACcagcatttttttattcttttacttgacacgttttcaacacttttcaccAACTACTTGAAACTAAAGCGACTGCATGCAAATACTGCAGcaatacctaggtattttttagTGTGAGTAGTGCATTAATTATTGGTCTGAATCATAGAGAAGTAATTTTATCATGCTGGAATGTTCTCTCAAACTATCCAACCATTTGTTATTACTTATTGAACAGAATATTGGAATCATTTAAAACAGAAGGAACAGAttaagcttcctttatagtggcgaTAAGCAggcaatagaaaatttctacagaaaatcgtggaattttttcaaactcaattttaagcacttttgaacctctaaacttgtaaaataattacctttcttataaattctgatgattattcactttaataaaaagttttcaatctttatctcattcatcacttttctatggaaaagttaaaaaattttgacttttccatagaaaattgataaaattccacagCCAGTATAAATGCTTCCATTTGAATGTACACATTTgtcttttctgtagaaaaattccacggccactataaaggaagctttaGCTTTCGTTCAATCTTGATGGGTAGGTAATCGCTGAGTTACACCATTTCAATGaataattttccttttaaaaaagaGAATAGGGGCCATGGATCAAGATGAAGAATTCTTACcactgttgaaaaattaatcacattTATGTAGTAGATGatgacaaatttaaaatttgagaaaagatAAGGTATACCTAGTTGTAAATTTTGAGATAGATAAAAAAGATGAGGATTTAGAAGTGCCCTAAAATCACACAGCAGCCAGTAGGTAGTTTATTGTAAGTGAGAGTGGCTGAGTAGGGCATTTCCctcaaattttttggttaccTGGAGGGCTGGAGcgtgattgaaattttgctgtttATTCTATGGATGACTTCCATTGAAATTATATTTGTTTCCTAAAAGGCAATTCTGTGAatgtccattaaaaaaaaaaatcattttatgtaTCATTGATGAGAGCCTGGCATgtctggaataaaaaaaaatcatctgggTGCAGCTAAACTGAATAACAAAAGATTCAAGAAACTAATTAATGTCTAATCAGAACTTTCCAGACTGTTCTGGGCGTATcagaaccttatcagtgatacaaaaaattgtttttttttctggacatACTTAAGTGTGCTGAATACAGTCGACGCTATCAAAGTTTCAAGTAACATTATTTTGCAGTTATTGAACATGTAATACTTATTCATTTACACCTAtcacaattatttttatgattttagtTTAATATTATTGTGTTTTGATTCagtgtttttttctaaatgggatttttaaaaattacctatttcagtttttattattattgattttttttgctgttgtCAAAGTCAGTAAGAAGTAGTAAAGATCATGAACtgcattttaataaaattatattctgaaattttataatttggaagATATGAGAATTAAgtattctagaaaaaaatttacaatttagaTGCAACTATGAGAGtttagaaaattgatttaaaattttgaaatttgtagaccaggtgaacttgaaaattgatttgaaattttgttatataaAGACagtgcaaactttgaaaaataatttgaaattttatcatgtaGAGGCGATGCAAACATAGAAattgatctaaaatttttcaatttggaagatATTTATATACCCAAACCTAATGAAGGTatcgtttttattttctgtGAAACTTACCGTTACGCTGAATATAGATCCTATGAACATGCCCATTCCTTCAGCGGTCAACGATACTATAACGCCTATAACGCAGAAGACGAAAAATCGGTACGTTTCTATTGGTAAACCAGTCATGAAATACGCCACCGTCAAGAAaatcatgctgaaaaaaatctaaacgcGAGCCTCCAATTACTCTCAACTCTTGGtagaaaatttcgtaaatatGTAATCGTCATTCTATAACTCACCATAGTTGGTAATCTTGCAAGCTGCATCGCGATGTAATATGGCCTCAAACTGTACCAACGGTTGAAATATtctcttttcaataatttgatttCGAAAGGAACTGAAAAAACGATCGTTGAGAATTTCAGCTCGCCTTAGCCTTCGCCTTACAGAATAGCTATAATAGGTATCCTACTTCATTGAGGTACCTAAAGTACTATACTCACATGTGATGACTGGAATCATGCAATAAGTGAACGTATGAAACAGTACGACgcccaaacaaaatttcagatgattGAAAAACTCTTCGCCGTCTTTGGCTTTATCAAAGTACACCACGCCAACCGCGATGGCGCATAACAGATGATGATAAAACTGTATATTCAGGGCTATCTGCAAAACAAGATTTTCGTCGTCGATTTCGATTAATTAATTACGATTATacatgtaggtgtaggtatgtaccttaTTAATAATTATCATCTCGGATGGTCCAAAAACGCCTGAGCCCAACCTACGAGGTGATAGTGCAGATAACTAGGCAAAAGTAATAAGTACTAACCTTATTTCTGTACATTTGTAAAGTCATCCTTCGATACAACGTGCAGAACTGTGAAAATCCGGATGTGGGAAAATCAACGCATAGGTTGGTGCCACTTCCTTTCTCACTTTGCAAACGATCTTCGAATAACGAATTCGATATCCTATCCTCATCCTCAACTTTAGTGTAGCTGTAgttgttattgttattgttgttgttattctcatacgcgagcgAGTCCAATTCGCTGTAGAAATTGTCGCCAAATTCtgcaaaaagtgttcaaaagaTGAGTTTTTACAACAATATCTCCTTACGAGTAACGAGCACATGATTATAGTGACAATGATGGAATGTGTGTGGTATACAAGTCACATTGAAGGCAAAATAGCAAGTAGTGACTTTCGGTTACTAAAATTatctacattttattttttttatcaatttttttttgcaaattgtcaaaaaattaatgtttttgaagaagggggaaaatgttgaaaatttcattgtgtGAATAATTTGCCTTTTCAGCGTTCTGGTTACAACGCGCGgagttgtcaaaattttgctttctgCGTAAAATAGCGAAAGATTTCGCTTTCTGTcaacattgccaaaaagtcctcgGTTTATGccataaattggtaaaaattgtgactttttcttttcgcagaaaattccaaaaattctccattgtgaaaatgtgttttgttttgccaataattcccaagaaattgttaaagttttgctttttgctaaaaactgtcagaaattctctttttttcaagatttacaACTGTCGCTTTTTTAGAATAATTGCCAAGAATTGTcgtttttctgcagaaaattccaaaaagtcctgctctttctcaaaattgtccaaaattctcgcttttttcaccaaaattgcgaaaaaaattttttttacctatacttaataTTGTCATAAAGTTctataatttttgccaaaattgtcaaagctttgctttttgccaaaaattgacaaaattctcgctttttgcagaaaattccaaattatctCACTTTCTATTGAAAATCTCGCtattttgcccaaatttgttAACTAATTGACATTTATTCATatgaaaattccgaaaatcattctctttttttaacaattgctcaaaattctagctttttttctggaaaaggCCAAGTACGCCTttccttttgttgaaattatcaaaagctcgcattttgccaaaaattctcaaatttttcgcattttcagaaattctcaaattttttgcttttttaaaaattcttaaattttttgtttttttgaaaataaaaaaaaatttgctttttagcGAAATGGCTTACTTTTTGGAGAATATTCCAAAAAGtacgcgaacgagtcacttatacgaatcgattcgttcgcgaacgagtaacttatacaaatcaattcgttcgcgaatgattcacaaaaatgattcaattcaatcgtgaatgattcaccaaaaatcgagcaaatgaatcgattcgttcgcaaatgagtcactaatactaACTCTAAAAATCGCCAAATGTCTCgattttttcccagaaattacTAGTTCcttaaaattactcgtactatAGGCTTTTCTTGTTACTAAAGGTccttattagaaaaaattaatcctgAGCTCtgtattcatttttgtttttttaaattatgtaggtattactAATGGTTCATTAGTTGAAAAATgccaatttatttaaaatttttgaatttttttattcattttttgttttcatgtttttttttcaatattattaggTACTGTTTGGAAGTCGGAgatctcaattttcaaagtgttggatttaaaatttgatattttttacctACATTATGTTTGTTCGTTCtttgtttaataatttttagtaggAAAAAAACTGCTCTGTGCAGTGTGCTAGTTTGCGAAATGGATTATTAGCGATCGCCATAACCACCAAACACCTGCCGCTTAGATAGACACTACAAAGTACACATCTACATTTATGTAGCTCTATATCTGATCAAATTCATTTATACGCGAGTTGTATCGCACAAttcaacgcgatttcgaaagttgacttcctcctcctcctactTCTCCTCCCCTCTATTGTTAATCACAAAGGTTTATGTGCGCTAAAGAAAAGTAGATGCGTCTAAAGTCTAATCCTACGAGTAAGTATGTAAGTAGTAGTAGTAATTCATACTTAAATTACTTATTACTGACTCACTTGGCTACTTACTCTCACGTACTCGCATAATGTGATTGAAAAAGAATCTCACCAGTATTGTTATTAAGCGGTGGTATACtattgttattgttattgttgttgttgttgttgttgtggtggTGAATGAATGGAACTTTGAGCGGATCAGATTTATAAAGCGATAATTTGCCATTATGCGTTGCGGCTGCTAATATGTCTATGTTTTCTTCGTGATCGCCGTCAGTAAGCTCGATAACTGCAAAAATCAATAGCATTAAATTAGGTAGGTTGATACATTATTTGTGGTTAGCTGTAGTGTAATGGTACTAATAAGATGCTCTAGATATCGATCTTGATCTGCGGCCCAGCTCTCAGCTCTGGAAGAAATTTTGACTCCATATAGAACCCAATGGGTCCTACggagtcaaaattattcttcaaggCTCGGTTTTCCATTCATAAGAGATCTAAGATGGCAATGTGATgacaaaacgtaaaaaaattacataactcttcattttcaaaatttaccccccccccttctcttTCCACTCTCAAGTCCGTCTCGGATCCTTCGAATTCTGAAGACAATTGAGTATAAAAATCCtagaatttgataaattttcatatagtttgaaataaatttgaggCACGTGacacccccccctccttccccaGTAAAGGGATCCACGGGGTCATAATTATTTTGCGATGTTTTTCGCAGACGGATGTTACAGTTTCATGATGGAAAAAGTCAACGAGAACAATATTCCctaatgattaaatttttcccattttgggCTCAATTTTGGGCGCCCAGCTCCCCCATATTAACAGCTCTGGGTCCAAAATGCATCCTAATAAAACAAATacacattttgagatttttaagcaaaaaacatctttttttttattgtaatgtCAGGATCTcattttggagggggggggggatatgaATCGATATATCTATTGAGAACAGAGAGCAATgaactttgaaagaaattttctaTAGCCCTATAGGTATTGTAGCATTTCTAGCGATTAGTGTGATTTACCGTAATCTGCTGGATTGTAGTGAGTAGGACAGTGAAATCCGACTGAAGACAAAAACGATACAAGCTGGTCGGTGGCCCCTTGATAAACGCAGCGTCCTCGGGAAAGTACGTAAACCTGGTCGAATAACTGGAATAAAGAGGCACTCGGCTGATGTATCGTACAAACTATAGTACGTCCTTGGTGAGCTAATCTTCTCAGTAATTTTAACGTGTACGTCGTAGAAACGTTATCCAAGCCGCTGCAAAAAAACCCCAACAAAAAATCATATATCGAACTTCTTAGGTGGGTTAATCAGATCTATATCTGTAATTACTTAGAAGTAGATACACGTCCGATAGTCGATACCTGAATGGAGGCTGGTAGAGGTACAAATACCATGTCCAATGTCCATGTACTATGTAGATAATAGgtacgaaaatttcatttacctGGTGGGTTCGTCGAGAAAAATCACCGGCGGATTATTAATCAATTCCAGAGCGAtggaaagtctttttttttggcctcCGGATAACATTTCAGTCCTCGTGAGGCAACATACTTTCAGACCGAGCAAATCTTGAATTTCGTTTACCtaaaacaaaataatgtaaaataactaaaaaataggtaatgtCAGAAAAGGCGTAGGTATTTTAGATTTTCACAGTTGCACAATCGGGGGTGGGGTCTCAAGAcaccttaattttcaaaatggctccaaggtaaaaacatttttacaggttcaaatattttcatgagaatgtttttttatgcatttttgaagaattttgagcccagaaTTGGGTaatatttttgggatttttgaaaaaatatctacctacaaaCAATCAAATTAACtcgaaatttcgcgagaaaatcaaatattttcacgaaaatgttttttgtgcatttttgaaaaatgttgagcccaCAAGTGGTACCTAagtgattttttggattcttgAAAAGATCCCTACTGCGAACGAtcagaatgggttaaaatttcgcgaggaaatcgaatatttccaaaaaaatattttttgaccatttttttcaattcaaaattttcaaatgtttagatctccccctccctcaatttatcatcacttgagagaaaattttaagcaattcaaatttcgaaaataagtgAAGAATAAATGAGTATGAAAAAACAGGAAAAGAGcaggaaaatttctcaaattttatttgaatgaaagaaggaggggttcaatattattactacatatcaattttttaataggtacatacttgaaaaaataatttgattttttttttcaattcgaaattttcaatgcttacaagggaacctcttgaggtgtcacactccgatttgaacgggaccgcgatttttggagagagcatagtctaaaaccccataaccaaattttcagctgcccaagttcatttttcgatttttggcgaatttttgaaaattcaaaattcactgtttttggcgatttaggtatatgcttttttttaaaaagtacgtacttgatcagtaaaaaatgctcaaaataagtcccaaaactaatattaattacccaaatccaaattttactatttccagccactctggagcctccagctcgatttttcaatttctccagaattttgaatttgctccagaaggcgtgaatatgaagttggacagctaaaaatcgaattgtgtattatactcgacctgtttaacgagtttatccacatttgagccgattttgagagtgacacatcaaaagtggctttttgaccagcttttttcaaaattaaaaaatcaaaaaaatcgaaagtttcccgtttgtgtggaaatttttgaaattcacgtgaatcgctgtattttgtccaaaactaatcCCGCAAATcctaatttcacaatttccaactattctggagcttccagcgcgatttttcaatttctccagaagtttTAATTTGCtacagaaggcgtgaatatgcagttgggcagctaaaaatcgagttgtgtattatactcgacctgtttaacgagtttatctatatttgagccgatttttgaagtgacacctcaagagtggttttttgaccagcttttttcaaaattaaaaaatcaaaagataaccgtttgtgaagaaatttttgaaatttgtgcgaatcgctgtatttcttcaagaactaatcCCCGGAGCgtaaattctaccatttccagccgttttggagcgagagtgacacctcaaaaaaccactcttgaggtggcactcccaaaatcggctcaaatgtagataaactcgttaaacaggtcgagtataatacactactcgatttttagctgcccagctTCATATTCGCGTcctctggagcaaattcaaaattctggagaaattgaaaaatcacgcgcTGGAGGAGCCAGAATGTCTGGAAATGGtgtaatttggatttgggtattTAATATTGGttttggaacttattttgaccattttttactgatcaagtacgtactttttttttaaaaaagcataaatcgccaaaaacagtcaattttgaattttcaaaaattccccaaaaatcaaaaaatgaacttgggcagctgaaaatttggttttgggggttttatactatgctctttccaaaaatcgcagtcccgttcaaatcggagtgtgacacctcaagaggttcccttgtaagatctTTCCCCCAAATTCATCATCACTTGAGAGAAAATtgttagaaattcaaatttccaaaatacgagtaagtgaagaataaatgagaaattcaaaggtttttgattcaaaatatgaaagaacaagatatttttctaaaaatacatcaatatttttcagaagtggccgtctcaaaatttttgttccgtgattaaaaatagaaaaaaaaagggtacaaagtgtcaaacaaaGAAGGCATCATgggtaaaaaataaagaaaaaatagtaatttctgaaggacacctttttcaagtgttttaatGTTTGggaatcaaataaaatcaaaatccatcactgtttaccaaaaaattattataacatAGGCAAGAAATGGctcaaattatttcattttctgactttgGGAAAGGAGAGGTGAGTTGATTGcgtttttattagtttattcATT is from Planococcus citri chromosome 1, ihPlaCitr1.1, whole genome shotgun sequence and encodes:
- the LOC135831181 gene encoding ATP-binding cassette subfamily G member 4; translated protein: MDVEFEDVTFKARANFWNRSESKCILKSVSGKFEAGHMSAIMGPSGAGKSSLLNAISGFRSTGVTAKSLKVNGQVRDEKLFRKLSCYITQEEVLQPMLSLQEVMMFAADLKLPSGTSLKHKTQLVNEIQDLLGLKVCCLTRTEMLSGGQKKRLSIALELINNPPVIFLDEPTSGLDNVSTTYTLKLLRRLAHQGRTIVCTIHQPSASLFQLFDQVYVLSRGRCVYQGATDQLVSFLSSVGFHCPTHYNPADYVIELTDGDHEENIDILAAATHNGKLSLYKSDPLKVPFIHHHNNNNNNNNNNNSIPPLNNNTEFGDNFYSELDSLAYENNNNNNNNNYSYTKVEDEDRISNSLFEDRLQSEKGSGTNLCVDFPTSGFSQFCTLYRRMTLQMYRNKIALNIQFYHHLLCAIAVGVVYFDKAKDGEEFFNHLKFCLGVVLFHTFTYCMIPVITFPFEIKLLKREYFNRWYSLRPYYIAMQLARLPTMIFFSMIFLTVAYFMTGLPIETYRFFVFCVIGVIVSLTAEGMGMFIGSIFSVTNGSAVAPLTLAPFLGLATYGFDFAKEIPWYISILMKMSFLRSGTVGIVITVFGMGRKKLDCYQLYCHFADPKVLLQYLDIQDTSVWSQVSYLVAILISFRVSMYIALRWKLSM